A single genomic interval of Mycolicibacterium holsaticum DSM 44478 = JCM 12374 harbors:
- a CDS encoding ATP-binding cassette domain-containing protein, giving the protein MAIELNGVSKTFGGTVTALNNVSFSVPTGTVCALLGHNGAGKTTVVKLLSTLLRPTSGQAVVAGYDVVRQARKVRASIGLTGQDVALDGSLTGRENLVLFGRLRGMRRRTARMRADELIEQFQMQHAADRRVTTYSGGMRRRIDIAAALVDPPKVLFLDEPTTGLDPRSRRDVWGLVSELSAQQITVLLTTQYLEEADILSDSIVILDAGEIIASGTSEDLKRRVGLSYCEVTPANPADLSRIFGVLADIEGAEAAYDSNTVSVPASDGVATLIEVLRRVDQLGVELHDITLRKPSLDEVFLHLTPGTVSV; this is encoded by the coding sequence ATGGCGATAGAACTCAACGGCGTCTCAAAGACGTTCGGCGGCACGGTGACCGCGCTCAACAACGTCAGCTTCTCGGTTCCGACCGGGACGGTTTGTGCGTTGCTGGGCCACAACGGCGCGGGTAAGACGACGGTCGTCAAGCTCCTGTCCACCTTGCTGCGACCCACATCCGGGCAGGCGGTGGTGGCCGGTTACGACGTGGTACGCCAGGCCAGGAAGGTCCGCGCGAGCATCGGGCTCACCGGGCAGGATGTCGCGCTGGACGGATCGCTCACGGGTCGGGAGAACCTGGTGCTGTTCGGTCGGCTGCGGGGCATGCGCCGCCGCACGGCACGGATGCGCGCCGATGAACTGATCGAGCAGTTTCAGATGCAGCATGCCGCCGATCGGCGCGTGACGACGTATTCGGGCGGGATGCGTCGACGCATCGACATCGCCGCGGCGCTGGTGGATCCGCCGAAGGTGCTGTTTCTCGACGAGCCGACGACGGGGCTGGACCCGCGCAGTCGCCGCGACGTCTGGGGGTTGGTGTCCGAACTCTCCGCTCAACAGATCACCGTCCTGCTCACCACGCAGTATCTCGAAGAGGCCGACATTCTCAGCGACTCGATCGTCATCCTCGACGCCGGTGAGATCATCGCCAGCGGTACCTCCGAGGACCTCAAACGCCGGGTGGGTCTGAGCTATTGCGAAGTGACGCCGGCTAATCCGGCTGACCTGTCCCGCATCTTCGGCGTGCTGGCCGATATCGAGGGCGCAGAAGCCGCTTACGATTCGAACACCGTGTCGGTACCGGCTTCCGACGGGGTCGCGACGCTGATCGAGGTACTGCGCAGGGTCGATCAGCTAGGCGTCGAACTGCACGACATAACACTGCGCAAGCCCTCACTCGACGAGGTGTTCCTCCACCTCACCCCGGGGACCGTCAGCGTATGA
- a CDS encoding UDP-glucose dehydrogenase family protein, producing MRISVIGTGYLGAVHAACMAHIGHDVCAYDTDAAKISLLSDGSSPFYEPGFEELLAAALGTGRLRFTHDPAEAVSGAAVHFVCVGTPQLPGSNAADVQYVDSAVRTVAANADCQGLIVGKSTVPVGTAQRLAAEVAGSPSQALLELAWNPEFLREGKAIEDTLHPDRLVFGVTSEYAEKVLLEVYGNLIEQGTPHLTTDLPTAEMVKVAANSFLATKISFINAMAEVCEMVNADVVTLGRALGYDDRIGRRFLNAGLGFGGGCLPKDIRAFSARAGELGASDSLRFLHEVDKINIRRREKAVSVASALLDGDFLGKNIAVLGAAFKPNSDDVRDSPALNVAAAMHLRGAGVRVHDPRAIVNAKAMFPTLTYCESVEDACRNVDLIVLATEWDEYCNIDPVAFRSIVRVPRLLDTRNAIDRDYWSSVGWHVYALGRGETKPAGARGGDSADRSS from the coding sequence ATGCGGATAAGCGTTATCGGTACCGGTTACCTGGGTGCGGTTCATGCCGCATGTATGGCGCATATCGGCCATGACGTCTGCGCATACGACACCGACGCAGCGAAAATATCGCTGCTTTCCGACGGTAGCTCGCCGTTTTACGAACCCGGGTTCGAGGAATTGCTCGCCGCGGCCCTCGGCACCGGCCGGTTGCGGTTCACCCACGACCCGGCCGAGGCGGTCAGCGGAGCCGCCGTGCACTTCGTCTGCGTCGGCACACCGCAGCTACCCGGCTCCAACGCGGCCGACGTGCAGTACGTCGACAGCGCCGTGCGGACCGTCGCCGCCAACGCCGACTGCCAGGGCCTGATCGTCGGCAAGTCGACGGTGCCGGTGGGTACGGCGCAGCGGCTGGCCGCCGAGGTGGCCGGGTCACCGTCACAGGCGCTGCTCGAGCTGGCGTGGAATCCGGAGTTCCTCCGCGAGGGCAAGGCGATCGAGGACACGCTGCACCCCGACCGGCTGGTCTTCGGCGTCACCTCTGAATACGCCGAGAAGGTGCTGCTTGAGGTGTACGGCAACCTCATCGAGCAGGGCACCCCGCACCTGACGACGGATCTGCCGACCGCCGAGATGGTCAAGGTGGCCGCCAACTCCTTCCTGGCCACCAAGATCTCGTTCATCAACGCGATGGCGGAGGTCTGCGAGATGGTCAACGCCGACGTTGTGACGCTGGGCCGCGCCCTGGGTTACGACGACCGGATCGGCAGGCGGTTCCTCAACGCCGGCCTCGGATTCGGCGGCGGTTGCCTACCCAAAGACATCCGGGCGTTCAGCGCGCGGGCGGGCGAGCTCGGCGCCTCGGACTCGCTGAGGTTCCTGCACGAGGTCGACAAGATCAACATCCGGCGCCGCGAGAAGGCCGTATCGGTGGCCAGCGCGCTGCTTGACGGGGACTTTCTCGGTAAGAACATCGCTGTCCTGGGCGCCGCGTTCAAGCCGAACAGCGATGACGTCCGCGATTCTCCGGCGTTGAACGTCGCTGCGGCAATGCATCTCAGGGGCGCCGGGGTGCGGGTGCACGACCCGCGGGCGATTGTGAACGCCAAGGCGATGTTTCCCACGCTCACATACTGCGAAAGCGTCGAAGACGCATGCCGCAACGTCGATCTCATCGTGCTGGCGACCGAATGGGATGAGTATTGCAACATCGATCCCGTGGCGTTCCGGTCGATCGTCAGGGTGCCGCGTCTGCTCGACACCCGAAACGCGATCGACCGCGATTACTGGTCGAGCGTGGGCTGGCACGTGTACGCGCTGGGCCGGGGCGAGACCAAGCCCGCCGGCGCGCGCGGTGGCGACAGTGCTGACCGGTCGTCATGA
- a CDS encoding AMP-binding protein — translation MLGSSIPAVLRERASLQPNDAAFTYIDYDHNGAALSETLTWAQLNRRAANIASALNVCGSPGDRAVILAPQGLDYISAFVASLQTGLIAVPLSVPQPGAHDERITSVLRDTDPAVILTTSAALGDVTDYANATASVPTVIAVDALDETSRKRPRQRSDSGQEIAYLQYTSGSTREPAGVMITNRNLSANFEQIYADFFVDFGKVAPPDTTVVSWLPLYHDMGLLLGLCVPILGGLRTVLMSPMSFLQSPARWMQLMASHTNVMSSAPNFAFELAVRRTTDDDLAGYDLGNVLGLLSGSERVHPATLRRFSDRFSKFGFRETSIRPSYGLAEAVVYVATRRPGDPPEIAHFESEKLSIGHAKRCTNASGTPLVSYGKPESNTVRIVDPETLRECPAGSTGEIWVHGENVAKGYWNKPEETERTFGGTLVAPSPGTPERPWLRTGDLGFISDGELFIMGRVKDLLIVYGRNHYPEDIEATIQEISGGRCAAISIADDGGTEELVTIVEVKKKGDSPEQVNERFATIKRDITSAISETHGLRVADLVLVGPGSLPVTTSGKIRRSTCVEHYRTGQFARLDSQVDD, via the coding sequence ATGTTGGGGTCCTCGATACCTGCTGTACTGCGCGAACGCGCCAGTCTGCAACCCAATGACGCCGCATTTACCTACATCGACTACGACCACAACGGAGCGGCCCTCTCAGAAACCCTGACCTGGGCGCAGTTGAATCGCCGAGCAGCAAACATCGCTTCGGCGTTGAACGTTTGCGGGTCGCCCGGTGACCGCGCGGTCATCCTGGCGCCGCAGGGGCTGGATTACATCTCGGCCTTCGTGGCGTCGCTGCAGACCGGCCTCATCGCGGTACCGCTTTCGGTGCCCCAACCCGGCGCCCACGACGAGCGGATCACCTCGGTGCTGCGCGATACCGACCCTGCGGTCATCCTGACTACCTCCGCGGCGCTCGGCGACGTCACCGACTACGCGAACGCCACCGCATCGGTCCCGACCGTCATCGCCGTCGACGCGCTCGACGAAACCTCCCGCAAGCGTCCCCGGCAGCGCAGCGATTCCGGGCAGGAGATCGCATACCTGCAGTACACGTCGGGTTCCACCCGTGAACCCGCGGGGGTGATGATCACCAACCGCAACCTGTCGGCGAACTTCGAGCAGATCTACGCCGATTTCTTCGTCGACTTCGGCAAGGTCGCCCCGCCCGACACCACCGTGGTGTCCTGGCTGCCGCTGTACCACGACATGGGCTTGTTGCTCGGCCTGTGCGTACCGATCCTCGGCGGGCTCCGCACCGTCCTGATGAGCCCGATGTCGTTCCTACAGAGCCCGGCGCGGTGGATGCAGCTGATGGCCAGCCACACCAACGTCATGAGCTCGGCGCCCAACTTCGCCTTCGAGCTCGCAGTACGTCGCACCACCGACGACGACCTGGCCGGCTACGACCTGGGCAACGTGCTCGGCCTGTTGAGCGGAAGCGAACGCGTGCATCCGGCGACGCTGCGACGGTTCAGCGACAGGTTCAGCAAGTTCGGTTTCCGCGAGACCTCGATCCGGCCGTCGTACGGTCTGGCCGAAGCGGTCGTGTATGTGGCCACCCGCAGGCCCGGCGACCCGCCCGAGATCGCCCACTTCGAATCCGAGAAGCTGTCCATCGGACATGCCAAGCGCTGCACGAACGCCTCCGGCACCCCGCTGGTCAGCTACGGCAAGCCGGAGTCGAACACCGTGCGGATCGTCGACCCCGAAACGTTGCGGGAGTGCCCGGCGGGCAGCACCGGCGAGATCTGGGTGCACGGCGAGAACGTGGCGAAGGGTTACTGGAACAAGCCCGAGGAGACCGAGCGCACGTTCGGCGGGACGCTTGTCGCGCCGTCGCCGGGCACCCCGGAGCGGCCCTGGCTGCGCACCGGTGACCTGGGGTTCATCTCCGACGGCGAGCTGTTCATCATGGGCCGCGTCAAGGACCTGCTGATCGTGTACGGGCGTAACCACTACCCCGAGGACATCGAGGCCACGATCCAGGAGATCTCCGGCGGTCGGTGCGCCGCGATTTCGATCGCCGACGACGGCGGCACCGAAGAGTTGGTGACCATCGTCGAGGTCAAGAAGAAGGGCGACTCGCCGGAGCAGGTCAACGAGCGGTTCGCCACCATCAAACGCGATATCACCTCGGCGATATCCGAGACGCACGGTCTGCGGGTGGCCGATCTTGTGCTGGTGGGTCCGGGTTCGCTCCCGGTGACCACCAGCGGAAAGATTCGCCGGTCCACCTGTGTGGAGCACTACCGCACCGGCCAGTTCGCTCGACTGGATTCTCAAGTGGACGATTAG
- a CDS encoding GNAT family N-acetyltransferase, producing MAGLTVVRADELAALEIFAGCPTETLVPLAAQLRPLSAAPGQVLMQQDELAVSFLLIGSGEAEVTHTGADGHDTVARLTPGMIVGEIALLRDAPRTATVIATRAVKGWVGNRDAFATLLEIPSMLDKLLRTARQRLAAFITPIPVQLRDGTEMDLRPVLPGDNERASRGPVEFSSETLYRRFQSVSAPSKSLMRYLFEVDYVHHFVWVMTEGSEGPVVADGRFVLDANDPTIAEVAFIVADAYQNKGIGTLLMGAVSVAAEYHGVQRFTARVLSDNLAMRAILDHAGAHWHREDLGVVTTEIDVPAPRNPPFTPELTKQVRDVTRQVVRAVG from the coding sequence GTGGCCGGCCTGACTGTCGTCCGCGCCGACGAACTCGCCGCGTTGGAGATCTTCGCCGGCTGCCCAACCGAGACCCTGGTACCGCTCGCGGCGCAACTGCGGCCGCTGAGCGCGGCGCCCGGGCAGGTGCTCATGCAGCAGGACGAGCTCGCGGTGTCCTTTCTGCTCATCGGCTCCGGTGAGGCGGAGGTGACCCACACCGGAGCCGACGGGCACGACACCGTGGCGCGGTTGACGCCCGGAATGATCGTCGGCGAGATCGCCCTGCTGCGCGACGCGCCACGCACCGCGACGGTGATCGCCACCCGGGCGGTGAAGGGTTGGGTCGGCAACCGCGACGCGTTCGCGACGCTGCTCGAGATCCCGAGCATGCTCGACAAACTGCTGCGCACCGCGCGTCAGCGCCTGGCCGCGTTCATCACGCCGATACCCGTCCAGTTGCGCGACGGTACGGAGATGGACCTGCGGCCGGTGCTGCCCGGCGACAACGAACGCGCGTCGCGCGGGCCCGTCGAGTTCTCCAGCGAGACGCTGTACCGACGGTTCCAATCGGTCAGCGCGCCAAGCAAATCGCTGATGCGGTACCTGTTCGAGGTCGACTACGTGCACCATTTCGTCTGGGTGATGACCGAGGGGTCCGAGGGTCCCGTGGTCGCCGACGGACGGTTCGTCCTTGACGCGAACGACCCCACCATCGCCGAGGTCGCCTTCATCGTCGCCGACGCGTACCAGAACAAGGGGATCGGCACCCTGCTCATGGGCGCCGTGTCGGTCGCCGCGGAATATCATGGCGTGCAACGGTTCACCGCGCGGGTGTTGAGTGACAACCTGGCGATGCGTGCGATTCTGGACCACGCGGGCGCGCACTGGCACCGCGAGGACCTCGGCGTCGTCACCACCGAGATCGACGTTCCCGCGCCGCGCAACCCGCCGTTCACCCCCGAACTGACCAAGCAGGTGCGCGATGTCACCCGCCAGGTCGTCCGGGCGGTCGGCTGA
- a CDS encoding LpqN/LpqT family lipoprotein, with translation MSSSVRGGVVAIAVVALGLGLAGCSSDTEKESTDTTAETTTTTTSEAAPTTSAQAAGPHYTIVDYVRDNNLTEEPVKRDTPGAPVVTMPMPPGWADAGPKTPQWAYNAILFTAPEFAADPPTVVALMSKLTGNADPAKILEFAAGEIQNLPNYEGGDKGQPSKLAGFDAVQLGGLYVKDGVRRAIAQKTVVIPVDNALYVLQLNADGREDQMGVLMDATVAIDEQTTITT, from the coding sequence TTGAGCAGTTCCGTCAGGGGCGGCGTCGTCGCCATAGCCGTCGTCGCACTAGGCCTCGGCTTGGCCGGCTGCAGTTCGGACACCGAGAAGGAGTCGACGGACACCACCGCCGAAACGACGACGACCACCACCAGCGAAGCCGCGCCCACGACGTCGGCCCAGGCCGCGGGTCCCCACTACACGATCGTGGACTACGTCCGGGACAACAACCTCACCGAGGAACCGGTGAAGCGCGACACCCCCGGAGCGCCGGTCGTCACCATGCCGATGCCGCCCGGCTGGGCCGATGCCGGCCCTAAGACACCGCAATGGGCGTACAACGCAATACTTTTCACCGCCCCGGAATTCGCAGCCGATCCGCCGACGGTTGTCGCACTGATGTCCAAGCTGACCGGTAACGCCGACCCTGCCAAGATCCTGGAGTTCGCCGCCGGTGAGATCCAGAACCTGCCCAACTATGAGGGCGGGGACAAAGGCCAGCCGAGCAAGCTCGCCGGATTCGACGCGGTTCAGCTCGGCGGGTTGTACGTCAAGGACGGCGTCCGGCGTGCGATCGCCCAGAAGACCGTGGTGATTCCCGTCGACAACGCGCTGTATGTGTTGCAGCTGAACGCCGACGGCCGTGAGGACCAGATGGGTGTGCTGATGGATGCCACCGTCGCGATCGACGAGCAGACCACGATCACGACCTGA
- a CDS encoding PE-PPE domain-containing protein — protein MLRRVRRSFVAAGLALFGTVVLAVAWTAATGVQLAATALIMGGTGHSLGTPGDDPVSFVNPYMDNAIDGFINPAAARPTGTGGEPLAGVGAGDDRYAVITPEDFFPLAGSMTFDRSVAIGRANLNSCMRGTGCLYNDNDLIDPAAPDTAPAVGDEFVVFGYSQSAVIASLVKRDLIENPGQTPPDASFFLLGNPMRPNGGILARGLRGWTVPILGVTFSGPTPTNSCETGVCMPTIDAAVQYDFRGGDAPASVTNVLAWLNALAGSIYLHGPLQKGSFDDALYQGSYGDTDYYLYATKRLPILMPFEPFVPSPILTFLDAPLRAAIEGGYARDINPGVPTKVSWFPFLDPVQTIVNIIVAIPVGIDDALAEVSGDPTFRPLGTKPVTSPFGVGGPELPEPPSAPDTEDEDELDVSSSESGDAAPDDEVVDAIVASEQDSDTGGTEEEQGADEEAEEAEEAEEVVEVVAQEDVEDVEDIDEEAPETQEETVDDVTEAEESEDTSQPAPAPATSTGDAASTPDNDDQAAA, from the coding sequence TTGTTGCGCAGAGTTCGTCGTTCGTTCGTTGCTGCGGGGCTGGCATTGTTCGGCACGGTGGTCCTTGCGGTGGCATGGACGGCGGCCACGGGCGTGCAGCTCGCCGCGACCGCACTGATCATGGGCGGCACCGGGCACTCGCTGGGCACCCCGGGCGACGACCCCGTTTCGTTCGTCAACCCGTATATGGACAACGCGATCGACGGCTTTATCAACCCGGCTGCCGCCAGGCCGACGGGCACCGGAGGCGAACCGCTGGCGGGCGTCGGCGCCGGCGACGACCGGTACGCCGTGATCACCCCGGAGGACTTCTTTCCGTTGGCGGGGTCGATGACGTTCGACCGCTCCGTGGCGATCGGCCGGGCCAACTTGAACAGCTGCATGCGCGGCACCGGATGTCTCTACAACGACAACGACCTCATCGACCCCGCGGCACCCGATACGGCGCCCGCAGTGGGGGACGAGTTCGTGGTATTCGGCTACTCGCAGAGCGCGGTCATCGCCTCGCTGGTCAAGCGCGACCTGATCGAAAACCCCGGCCAGACCCCGCCTGACGCCTCGTTCTTTCTGCTCGGCAACCCGATGCGGCCCAACGGCGGCATCCTGGCGCGCGGCCTTCGCGGCTGGACCGTTCCGATCCTCGGCGTGACGTTCTCCGGCCCCACGCCGACCAACAGCTGCGAAACGGGGGTGTGCATGCCCACCATCGACGCGGCCGTGCAGTACGACTTCCGCGGTGGGGACGCCCCGGCCAGCGTCACCAATGTGCTGGCGTGGCTCAACGCCCTGGCCGGTTCGATCTACCTGCACGGGCCGCTGCAGAAAGGGAGCTTCGACGACGCCCTCTACCAGGGGTCGTACGGTGACACCGACTACTACCTCTACGCCACCAAGCGGCTGCCGATCCTGATGCCGTTCGAGCCGTTCGTCCCCTCGCCGATACTGACCTTCCTCGACGCACCGCTGCGAGCCGCCATCGAAGGCGGTTATGCGCGAGACATCAACCCCGGTGTCCCGACGAAGGTGAGCTGGTTTCCGTTCCTGGACCCGGTGCAGACCATCGTCAACATCATCGTCGCGATCCCCGTCGGCATCGACGACGCGCTGGCCGAGGTCAGCGGCGATCCGACGTTCCGCCCGCTGGGGACCAAGCCGGTGACGAGTCCGTTCGGCGTGGGCGGCCCGGAGCTGCCCGAGCCGCCGTCGGCGCCCGACACCGAGGACGAGGACGAGCTGGACGTGTCGTCGTCGGAAAGCGGTGATGCGGCACCCGATGACGAGGTCGTCGACGCGATCGTGGCGTCCGAGCAGGACAGCGACACCGGCGGTACCGAAGAGGAACAGGGCGCCGACGAAGAAGCAGAAGAAGCAGAAGAAGCAGAAGAAGTAGTAGAAGTAGTAGCGCAAGAGGACGTCGAGGACGTCGAGGACATCGACGAAGAGGCCCCCGAAACGCAAGAAGAGACCGTCGACGACGTCACCGAGGCAGAAGAGTCCGAGGACACTTCCCAGCCGGCCCCCGCGCCGGCGACGAGCACCGGCGATGCGGCGTCGACCCCCGACAACGACGACCAGGCCGCCGCCTAG
- a CDS encoding DUF5642 family protein: protein MLRAVVAVVALAAAACGGPPAPPPTSSTTAGHVNPARIDRVRAEVPAGYEFAAVPARASPAELWGYGAGWTADPPQCAVVADPVPDATMTTGWSASGPGGIVYAVVLGSAQPVHLDPAVRHECARWTVSGGQGRGSVTFTPAPTVGDAVTLATATDSITVVEGGTQTRSDAWTVTAYLGSHVAFVAVVTDPGSPNPQLGHEFAAELLTETVSALRG from the coding sequence GTGTTGCGTGCGGTAGTCGCTGTGGTGGCGCTGGCCGCGGCGGCGTGCGGCGGTCCGCCCGCGCCGCCACCCACGTCGTCGACGACGGCGGGTCACGTCAACCCCGCCCGCATCGACCGGGTGCGTGCCGAGGTGCCTGCCGGTTACGAGTTCGCCGCCGTGCCCGCTCGAGCCTCGCCGGCCGAGCTGTGGGGCTACGGCGCAGGGTGGACCGCGGACCCACCGCAGTGCGCGGTGGTGGCCGATCCCGTTCCCGACGCCACGATGACGACGGGGTGGTCGGCCTCCGGACCGGGCGGCATCGTCTACGCCGTCGTGCTCGGCTCGGCGCAACCGGTGCACCTGGATCCGGCGGTGCGCCACGAGTGTGCGCGATGGACGGTGTCAGGCGGACAGGGTCGCGGCAGCGTCACGTTCACCCCGGCGCCGACCGTCGGCGACGCGGTGACGCTCGCAACGGCCACCGACTCGATCACCGTCGTCGAGGGCGGCACCCAAACCCGTTCGGACGCCTGGACCGTCACCGCGTACCTGGGTTCCCATGTCGCGTTCGTCGCCGTCGTCACCGACCCGGGCTCGCCGAATCCGCAACTCGGACATGAGTTCGCCGCCGAGTTGCTGACGGAAACGGTGTCGGCGTTGCGGGGCTGA
- a CDS encoding DUF5642 family protein has protein sequence MSKRAAVAIACVGVLSACGTGEPDLSNADIARVKDVRSSFGPEFTVTDVGPSGIDPRMLGKQALPPGMKFDPADCASFANQQMVPAGAKGNMAATTAEGEGNRFIAIAIETSEAAAVNGPGENCAKVGFVGPGVRGLVETTEAPHIEGAKTVGTHRVLQTTVGGGTRTGELYNYVASFGSFLVIVTANPLVVPDKPVAPVDTQRARDLLTAAVAAVRG, from the coding sequence ATGTCGAAGAGGGCGGCGGTCGCGATCGCATGTGTGGGTGTGCTCAGCGCGTGTGGGACCGGTGAACCCGACCTGTCCAACGCCGACATCGCGCGGGTCAAGGATGTGCGGTCGAGTTTCGGCCCGGAGTTCACGGTGACCGACGTCGGGCCGAGCGGTATCGACCCGCGGATGCTGGGCAAGCAGGCGCTGCCGCCCGGGATGAAGTTCGACCCCGCCGACTGCGCCTCGTTCGCCAACCAGCAGATGGTGCCCGCCGGGGCCAAGGGCAACATGGCGGCCACCACCGCCGAGGGCGAGGGGAACCGGTTCATCGCCATCGCGATCGAGACGTCGGAAGCCGCCGCGGTGAATGGTCCGGGCGAAAACTGTGCCAAGGTCGGGTTCGTCGGGCCCGGGGTACGGGGACTGGTCGAAACGACCGAGGCACCCCACATCGAGGGGGCGAAGACCGTCGGAACCCATCGGGTGTTGCAGACGACGGTCGGGGGCGGTACGCGCACCGGTGAGCTCTACAACTACGTCGCGAGCTTCGGCAGCTTCCTGGTGATCGTCACCGCCAACCCGCTGGTCGTGCCCGACAAGCCCGTCGCGCCGGTCGACACGCAGCGCGCCCGCGATCTGCTCACCGCCGCGGTCGCCGCGGTCCGGGGTTAG
- a CDS encoding alpha-ketoglutarate-dependent dioxygenase AlkB family protein → MELALQSSLFEHAERRHLSGGAWIDFRSGWLDDADALFAELQHAVPWRAERRPMYDRVVDVPRLVSFVDFADLADEPAPHPRLKHIRRRLNDAYAGELGEPFTTAGLCLYRDGNDSVAWHGDNIGRSRTEDTMVAIVSLGATRTFALRPRGGGKSLRIQHAHGDLLVMGGSCQRTWEHAIPKTTRPTGPRISIQFRPHDVR, encoded by the coding sequence ATGGAGCTGGCTCTGCAGAGCTCGCTGTTCGAGCACGCCGAACGACGCCATCTGAGCGGCGGCGCCTGGATCGATTTCCGGTCCGGCTGGCTGGACGACGCCGACGCGCTCTTCGCCGAACTGCAGCACGCCGTGCCCTGGCGGGCCGAACGCAGGCCGATGTATGACCGCGTGGTCGACGTGCCACGTCTGGTCAGCTTCGTGGATTTCGCGGACCTCGCCGACGAGCCGGCGCCGCACCCGCGGCTCAAGCACATCCGGCGTCGGCTCAACGACGCCTACGCCGGCGAACTCGGCGAACCCTTCACCACCGCGGGCCTGTGCCTGTACCGCGACGGCAACGACAGCGTGGCCTGGCACGGCGACAACATCGGCCGCAGCAGGACCGAGGACACCATGGTGGCCATCGTCAGCCTCGGCGCCACAAGGACTTTCGCGCTACGCCCCCGAGGCGGCGGTAAGTCGCTGCGCATTCAGCACGCACACGGCGACCTGTTGGTGATGGGCGGCTCGTGCCAACGCACCTGGGAGCACGCGATACCGAAAACCACCAGGCCCACCGGCCCGCGTATCAGCATCCAGTTCCGCCCGCACGACGTCCGCTAA
- the soxR gene encoding redox-sensitive transcriptional activator SoxR yields MERNTELTPGEMAVRSGVAVSALHFYEREGLITSRRTGGNQRRYARETLRRVAFIRMSQRLGIPLARIREALASLPTDRVPTSKDWARLSAGWRQDLDDRILHLQRLRDNLSGCIGCGCLSLKTCALSNPEDILAAEGPGAVRL; encoded by the coding sequence ATGGAGCGCAACACCGAGTTGACTCCCGGCGAGATGGCCGTTCGCAGTGGTGTGGCCGTATCAGCGCTGCATTTCTACGAACGCGAGGGGCTGATCACCAGCCGCCGCACCGGGGGCAACCAACGCCGCTACGCCCGCGAAACCCTGCGGCGCGTGGCCTTCATCAGGATGTCGCAGCGGTTGGGCATACCGCTGGCGCGCATCCGTGAAGCGCTGGCCAGCCTGCCCACCGATCGCGTGCCGACGAGCAAGGACTGGGCCAGGCTCTCGGCGGGCTGGCGTCAAGACCTCGACGACCGCATCCTGCATCTGCAGCGGTTGCGCGACAACCTGAGCGGCTGCATCGGCTGTGGCTGCCTCAGCCTGAAGACGTGCGCGCTGTCCAACCCCGAGGACATCCTCGCCGCCGAGGGCCCCGGCGCGGTCCGGCTCTGA